In Pleurocapsa sp. PCC 7319, the following are encoded in one genomic region:
- the trpC gene encoding indole-3-glycerol phosphate synthase TrpC, whose product MQIRRRNPNPKVNTGEVVYQSKIPNTEPNNILEEIVWHKEVEVTRMRDRLPLLKLRQQVQDVAPAKDFLAALRNGKTNPALIAEVKKASPSKGVIRADFNPVAIAKAYEAGGASCLSVLTDEKFFQGGFDNLSLVRQEVELPLLCKEFIIYPYQIYFARAKGADAVLLIAAVLEDKDLNYFVKITKALGMIPLIEVHTLEELDRVLAIDGVELIGINNRNLEDFSVSLQTTKDIFAARQDILEQRNILVVSESGLHTPEDLNTVKEAGAKAVLIGESLVKQENIAQAVSNLFAS is encoded by the coding sequence ATGCAGATTAGACGCAGAAATCCTAATCCTAAAGTCAATACGGGAGAAGTGGTATATCAATCAAAAATTCCTAACACTGAACCAAATAATATCTTGGAAGAGATTGTATGGCATAAAGAGGTCGAAGTAACTCGAATGCGCGATCGCTTGCCTCTTTTAAAATTACGTCAACAGGTACAAGATGTTGCTCCTGCCAAGGATTTTTTAGCTGCCTTACGCAACGGTAAGACTAACCCAGCTTTAATTGCCGAAGTTAAAAAAGCGTCTCCCTCTAAAGGGGTAATTAGAGCCGACTTTAACCCAGTGGCGATCGCTAAAGCTTATGAAGCAGGTGGTGCCAGTTGTCTGTCTGTCTTAACGGATGAAAAATTTTTCCAGGGAGGTTTTGATAATCTCAGTTTAGTCAGACAAGAAGTAGAATTACCCCTTCTGTGTAAAGAGTTTATTATTTATCCCTATCAAATCTATTTTGCCCGCGCCAAAGGTGCCGATGCGGTATTACTAATTGCTGCGGTCTTGGAAGACAAAGACTTAAATTACTTCGTCAAGATCACTAAAGCCTTGGGCATGATTCCCTTAATTGAAGTGCATACTTTAGAAGAATTAGACCGAGTACTGGCGATCGATGGTGTCGAGTTAATTGGTATTAATAACCGCAACTTAGAAGACTTTTCGGTTAGCTTGCAAACTACGAAGGATATCTTTGCTGCCAGACAAGATATCTTAGAACAACGCAACATATTGGTGGTAAGTGAATCTGGTTTACATACCCCAGAAGATTTAAATACCGTCAAAGAGGCAGGAGCAAAAGCTGTTTTAATTGGGGAATCTTTAGTTAAACAAGAAAATATAGCACAAGCAGTATCTAATTTATTTGCCTCTTGA
- a CDS encoding RNA-guided endonuclease TnpB family protein — protein MLYNYQYRLRPTTEQKLVLNDWLRICRYWYNRQLRERFDWWSKNRSYTDRCPLICHLPQLKEKPEYYGQKKQLPIIKKDLVSVGWSGELLDFNSVPSQTLQEVCKRVKLAFSRFVSGDKNGKRSGKPRFKTSVRFRSMVMSGVKLHSCSVGGKWLHINLPKIGMVKVRHHRQLVDGATLKQAQVIKKVDGWYINLRLQDDSVPDFQPDITPTWDNSLGMDAVLHENDYLATSEGVKLPSLKSFRKSQGKLAKIQARKSTKKRGSKSRRKLAKREAKLHQQIARARKDHAYNTAQALLNTGKKVFFHEQLNLAGLSRRNKVKTDETGKFLPNGQSAKSGLNKSWADAAFGQFFNILKFKAEKAGALVIPVNPQYTSQLLPYKDEFVFTDCSIREYWDEEYQLLVDRDISAGINTKRVGLDVFPTLKRRKGNPVIVASTTNSTLKQVLSVLRDLEKPTSVPEGSV, from the coding sequence TTGCTATACAACTACCAGTACCGACTAAGACCAACTACAGAACAAAAGCTTGTCCTTAATGACTGGCTTCGTATCTGTCGGTACTGGTACAACCGCCAACTGAGAGAAAGGTTTGATTGGTGGTCGAAGAATCGTAGCTACACTGACCGATGCCCATTAATCTGTCATTTGCCACAGTTAAAAGAAAAACCTGAATATTATGGGCAAAAAAAGCAGCTACCAATAATCAAAAAAGATTTGGTTTCTGTTGGCTGGAGTGGTGAATTGTTGGACTTCAATTCTGTTCCCTCACAGACTCTGCAAGAGGTGTGCAAACGGGTGAAACTAGCTTTCAGTCGTTTCGTATCGGGAGACAAAAACGGTAAGCGTTCGGGCAAACCAAGATTCAAAACAAGCGTACGTTTCAGATCGATGGTTATGAGCGGGGTAAAGCTTCATTCTTGCTCTGTTGGTGGTAAATGGCTGCATATTAATTTGCCAAAAATAGGTATGGTCAAGGTGCGACATCATAGACAACTGGTTGATGGTGCAACATTAAAGCAAGCTCAGGTAATCAAGAAAGTCGATGGTTGGTACATCAACCTAAGATTACAAGACGATTCTGTTCCTGATTTCCAGCCCGATATTACTCCTACTTGGGATAACTCATTGGGCATGGACGCTGTTCTTCATGAAAATGACTATTTGGCTACGAGCGAAGGCGTTAAATTACCTAGTCTTAAGTCATTTCGGAAATCTCAAGGCAAACTAGCCAAGATTCAGGCGCGTAAATCTACAAAAAAACGAGGTAGTAAATCTCGTCGTAAGCTGGCGAAGCGCGAAGCCAAGCTACATCAGCAAATAGCGAGAGCTAGAAAAGATCATGCCTACAATACTGCCCAGGCTCTCCTTAATACTGGCAAAAAAGTTTTCTTTCATGAACAACTCAATCTTGCTGGGTTGAGTCGGAGGAATAAAGTTAAAACTGATGAGACGGGTAAGTTTTTACCTAATGGACAGTCAGCTAAATCAGGACTAAATAAGTCTTGGGCTGATGCTGCCTTTGGTCAGTTTTTCAACATACTGAAGTTCAAAGCCGAGAAAGCTGGTGCTTTGGTAATACCTGTTAATCCACAATACACATCTCAATTGCTGCCGTACAAAGATGAATTTGTTTTTACCGATTGCAGCATCAGAGAATATTGGGATGAAGAATATCAACTTTTGGTAGACCGAGACATCTCGGCTGGAATAAATACCAAGAGGGTTGGACTGGATGTGTTTCCAACTTTAAAACGGCGTAAAGGGAATCCAGTAATAGTCGCATCTACTACTAATAGTACCTTGAAGCAAGTTCTCTCTGTCCTTCGGGATTTGGAGAAGCCTACATCTGTACCCGAAGGGTCAGTGTAG
- a CDS encoding RNA-guided endonuclease TnpB family protein yields MLVLEMKIQAKPTQYDAMDEAIRTAQFIRNKALRYWMDNKGVGKYQLSAYCKVLAAEFPFAHKLNSMARQSSADRAWAAISRFYQNCKHKTPGKKGFPKFKKHSRSVEYKTTGWKLSENRKQITFTDQNNIGRVKLKGTRDLNWYDIKQFKRVRIVRRADGYYGQFLVDADNRERVEPSYSEIGLDVGLNYFYTDDKGNQIENPRFYRRGEKALNRLNRSKSKKYVKSKKPQSKNYHQARKRYALKHLKISRQRKDHAVKLARCVITSNDVVAYEDLRIGKMVKNHNLAKSITDAGWYQFRVWLEYFGYKFGKVTVAVPPQYTSVNCSGCGAKVTKTLSTRTHKCKCGCVLDRDENAARNILSLGLSTVGHTGSKAWGDETSILADENLSG; encoded by the coding sequence ATGTTAGTTCTAGAGATGAAGATACAAGCCAAGCCAACTCAATACGATGCGATGGATGAAGCCATCAGAACGGCACAATTCATACGCAACAAAGCATTGCGATATTGGATGGACAATAAAGGAGTAGGAAAATACCAGCTATCGGCATACTGTAAAGTACTAGCTGCTGAATTCCCCTTTGCTCACAAGCTAAATTCAATGGCCAGACAAAGCAGTGCAGATCGAGCCTGGGCTGCAATATCTCGTTTCTATCAAAACTGTAAACATAAAACTCCTGGAAAAAAGGGATTTCCTAAGTTCAAGAAGCATTCTCGCTCGGTCGAGTATAAGACTACAGGTTGGAAGCTTTCTGAAAACAGAAAACAGATAACCTTCACCGATCAGAATAATATCGGTCGGGTCAAGCTCAAAGGTACAAGAGATTTGAATTGGTACGATATCAAACAATTCAAACGAGTACGAATAGTTAGACGTGCTGATGGTTATTATGGTCAGTTTTTAGTCGATGCCGACAACCGAGAAAGAGTAGAACCATCTTATTCTGAAATTGGTTTAGACGTTGGCTTGAACTATTTCTATACCGACGACAAAGGGAATCAGATTGAGAATCCTCGGTTTTATCGAAGAGGTGAAAAAGCACTCAATCGCTTAAACCGAAGCAAGTCTAAAAAGTACGTCAAAAGTAAAAAACCACAGTCTAAGAACTATCACCAAGCGAGAAAAAGATACGCCCTAAAGCATCTTAAGATAAGTAGGCAACGTAAAGACCATGCCGTGAAATTGGCACGGTGCGTAATCACATCTAACGATGTAGTCGCTTATGAAGACTTAAGAATTGGCAAGATGGTAAAAAATCACAATCTTGCCAAGTCGATAACCGACGCTGGCTGGTATCAATTTAGAGTGTGGTTAGAGTACTTTGGCTATAAGTTTGGCAAAGTAACAGTTGCCGTACCACCGCAGTATACTTCTGTTAACTGCTCTGGTTGCGGAGCTAAAGTAACTAAAACTCTCAGCACCAGAACTCATAAGTGTAAGTGTGGCTGTGTTCTCGACCGAGATGAAAATGCAGCTAGAAACATCCTATCTTTAGGATTAAGTACCGTGGGACACACGGGATCTAAAGCTTGGGGAGACGAAACCTCTATCTTGGCTGATGAGAATTTGTCAGGGTAA
- the aroQ gene encoding type II 3-dehydroquinate dehydratase, which translates to MSKTSILVLHGPNLNLLGLREPEIYGSTTLVQINKTLKSNSEKLQVSLFCLQSNCEGELVDAIHNARNQHQGIIINAGAYTHTSVAIRDAITAVQIPTVEVHLSNIYTREEFRHHSYIAPVAIGQISGFGADSYCLGLQALVNYLKQEQS; encoded by the coding sequence TTGTCTAAAACAAGCATATTGGTTTTGCATGGTCCTAATTTAAATTTATTGGGTCTAAGAGAGCCTGAAATATATGGTTCAACAACTCTAGTGCAGATCAATAAGACTCTTAAATCTAATTCTGAAAAGCTGCAAGTTAGTTTATTCTGCTTGCAGTCTAATTGTGAAGGGGAGCTGGTAGATGCAATACATAATGCCAGAAATCAACACCAGGGAATTATTATCAATGCAGGTGCTTACACCCATACAAGTGTTGCTATCCGTGATGCCATTACAGCAGTTCAAATACCTACTGTAGAAGTGCATTTAAGTAATATTTATACTAGAGAAGAGTTTCGACATCATTCTTATATTGCCCCCGTAGCGATTGGTCAAATTAGTGGTTTTGGCGCCGATAGCTATTGTTTGGGGTTGCAGGCTTTGGTTAATTATTTGAAACAAGAGCAAAGTTAA
- a CDS encoding UvrD-helicase domain-containing protein, with the protein MWINFEQSLGQRLELKELNSSQNRAKNLRSKGAAIVRGVAGSGKSLILRNRAEKLLEDFEQILVLTYNRFMNGWLKSQLEASQFNKVECKTFHQWAYKHLKYSYDDDISKLVKLAHKSTKRYQAILIDEAQDFPDEWFQALLEVLDSRTKALFIVYDNTQSVYGQPHRRKSDWSWKSLGINIPGGRSQVFDLNYRNSPEILELAWKFITPALEIADIKVEKRQRDEAGKVIYTPSIGSIIEPKKKLSRSSGIQPLLLEVYYEDMPDKIAYQIQQALQTHPESSIGILLHPQAQDLKQEISKELTTLNIEHHAPETSRDRDGNVVSQPYVIVDSWNALKGVEFDAVIIAGVDSLSEYKPENAEISFETKAGLYTAMTRAKDHLVMLYETKDVIVAEIEAALNSADCLDSET; encoded by the coding sequence ATGTGGATTAATTTTGAACAAAGCCTGGGACAAAGGTTAGAACTGAAGGAGCTAAATTCATCACAAAATAGAGCTAAAAACTTGCGTTCCAAGGGAGCAGCAATTGTTCGCGGAGTAGCAGGTTCGGGAAAGTCTTTAATTTTAAGAAATAGAGCAGAAAAATTATTAGAAGATTTTGAGCAGATTTTAGTCTTAACCTACAATCGTTTTATGAATGGTTGGTTAAAATCTCAATTAGAAGCTAGTCAATTTAATAAGGTTGAGTGTAAAACTTTTCATCAGTGGGCATATAAACATTTGAAATATAGTTACGATGATGATATTAGTAAGTTAGTAAAATTAGCTCATAAATCCACTAAAAGATATCAGGCGATATTGATTGATGAAGCGCAAGATTTTCCTGATGAATGGTTTCAAGCTTTACTAGAAGTTTTAGATAGTAGAACTAAAGCCTTATTTATTGTTTACGATAATACTCAATCAGTTTATGGACAACCTCATCGACGTAAATCTGATTGGAGTTGGAAGAGTTTAGGCATTAATATCCCTGGGGGGCGATCGCAAGTATTTGATTTGAATTACCGTAACTCCCCAGAGATTTTGGAACTTGCCTGGAAGTTTATTACCCCTGCCTTAGAAATTGCAGACATAAAAGTTGAAAAACGGCAACGAGATGAAGCGGGCAAAGTTATTTATACCCCCAGTATTGGTAGCATTATTGAACCCAAGAAAAAGCTATCTCGTAGCTCAGGAATTCAACCTTTATTACTAGAAGTCTATTATGAGGATATGCCAGACAAAATTGCTTATCAAATACAACAGGCATTACAAACTCATCCTGAATCTTCTATTGGCATATTACTTCATCCCCAAGCTCAGGATTTAAAACAAGAAATCAGCAAAGAATTAACGACTTTAAATATTGAACATCACGCTCCTGAAACTTCCCGCGATCGCGATGGCAATGTAGTCAGTCAACCTTACGTCATTGTTGATTCTTGGAATGCTTTAAAAGGGGTAGAATTTGATGCCGTAATTATTGCAGGAGTAGATAGCTTATCGGAGTATAAACCAGAAAATGCTGAGATTAGTTTTGAAACCAAGGCAGGTTTATACACCGCAATGACTAGAGCTAAAGATCATTTAGTCATGCTCTATGAAACTAAAGATGTCATTGTCGCAGAAATTGAAGCTGCCTTAAACTCTGCCGATTGCTTAGACAGCGAAACATAA
- the ppk2 gene encoding polyphosphate kinase 2 — protein sequence MGKKDLNGKATKSKKENKKEQDKSKKLSKKVYEKELAKLQIELVKLQRWVQHKGLKVVAIFEGRDAAGKGGAIKRISECLNPRVCKVVALGTPSDREKTQWYFQRYVPHLPAAGEIILFDRSWYNRAGVEKVMGFCTYDEYNEFMRSCPQFEMMIQRSGIILIKYWFSVSDQEQEKRFQDRIKNPTKRWKISPMDLQAREKWVDYSRAKDDMFAATDIPESPWNVVEADDKKRARLNCISHLLNTVPYKDLPPKKIELPPRQKAIDYERPPITTQKFVPTVY from the coding sequence ATGGGTAAGAAGGATTTAAATGGCAAAGCTACTAAATCAAAGAAAGAGAATAAAAAAGAGCAAGATAAATCTAAAAAGCTGAGTAAGAAAGTATACGAGAAAGAATTAGCCAAACTCCAAATAGAGCTAGTCAAATTACAGAGGTGGGTACAACACAAGGGCTTAAAAGTTGTAGCTATCTTTGAAGGCAGAGATGCAGCAGGTAAAGGTGGTGCAATTAAACGCATTAGTGAATGTTTAAATCCCCGTGTCTGTAAGGTCGTGGCTTTAGGGACACCTAGCGATCGCGAAAAAACCCAGTGGTATTTCCAAAGATATGTACCTCATTTACCCGCAGCAGGGGAAATAATTCTGTTTGACCGCAGTTGGTACAACCGTGCAGGGGTAGAGAAAGTAATGGGTTTTTGTACCTATGATGAATATAATGAATTCATGCGTTCTTGTCCCCAGTTTGAAATGATGATCCAGCGATCGGGCATCATTTTAATTAAGTATTGGTTTTCCGTTAGCGATCAAGAACAAGAAAAACGTTTTCAAGATAGGATTAAAAACCCAACAAAACGTTGGAAAATAAGCCCGATGGATTTACAGGCGAGGGAGAAATGGGTAGATTATTCTCGTGCCAAAGATGATATGTTTGCGGCAACTGATATTCCTGAATCCCCTTGGAATGTAGTAGAAGCTGACGATAAGAAGCGAGCAAGACTTAATTGTATCAGTCATCTTTTAAATACAGTTCCTTATAAAGATCTACCCCCCAAAAAAATTGAATTACCTCCTCGACAAAAGGCAATAGACTATGAGCGTCCACCTATTACCACTCAGAAGTTTGTACCAACAGTATATTAG
- a CDS encoding phosphoribosyltransferase, with the protein MTDLYVTWSEYHHKIETLAVKVYQSNWQFNQIVCIAKGGLRVGDIFCRLYRKPLAILSASSYGGKDNRDRGSIKFSQYLSTIYPLGDRILLVDDLVDSGISLQKSLNWLQAKHGKNITEIRTAVIWYKNTSIKTPDYYVDYLPDNPWIHQPFENYELTSIAELAGLLKPN; encoded by the coding sequence ATGACAGATTTATATGTAACTTGGTCAGAATATCATCATAAAATCGAAACCCTAGCTGTCAAGGTCTATCAATCTAATTGGCAGTTTAATCAAATTGTCTGCATCGCCAAGGGAGGCTTAAGAGTAGGAGATATTTTTTGTCGGCTATATCGTAAACCCTTGGCAATTTTGTCGGCTTCTTCCTACGGAGGAAAAGACAATCGCGATCGCGGCAGCATCAAATTTTCTCAATATCTGTCAACAATATATCCTCTAGGCGATCGCATTTTACTCGTAGACGATCTGGTGGACTCTGGGATCAGCTTACAAAAATCTTTGAACTGGCTTCAGGCAAAACACGGTAAAAATATAACAGAAATTCGTACTGCCGTAATTTGGTACAAAAATACTTCGATAAAAACACCAGACTATTATGTTGATTATCTTCCTGATAATCCCTGGATACATCAACCATTTGAAAACTACGAACTTACTAGTATTGCTGAGCTTGCAGGTCTGCTCAAGCCCAATTGA
- the tnpA gene encoding IS200/IS605 family transposase, protein MKKDFVSRGRSVSDLKAHLVLTTKYRRKVLTAPMIDRLHEIWESLLDKFDGKIVEFNAESDHAHLLFQYHPEIQLSKLVNSLKSISSRKLRQEFLPELEKTYYKKKVVWNSSYFLASCGGVTISTLRKYIENQDSPIASLLLAIHPTLIAVVIEMWGFSPTS, encoded by the coding sequence ATGAAGAAAGATTTTGTATCAAGAGGGCGTTCTGTATCTGATTTAAAAGCTCATTTAGTTTTAACAACCAAATACAGACGTAAAGTTTTGACTGCGCCAATGATAGATAGGCTTCATGAAATCTGGGAATCTTTGTTGGATAAATTTGACGGCAAAATCGTTGAGTTCAACGCAGAGAGTGACCACGCACACTTGCTTTTTCAATACCACCCAGAAATACAATTAAGCAAACTGGTTAATAGCCTTAAAAGTATTTCTAGTCGTAAGCTGAGGCAAGAATTTTTACCAGAACTAGAGAAAACATACTATAAAAAGAAAGTGGTTTGGAATAGTAGCTACTTTCTCGCGTCATGTGGTGGAGTTACTATTTCAACACTGAGAAAATATATAGAAAATCAAGATTCTCCTATAGCTAGTCTATTACTGGCGATTCATCCCACACTCATTGCTGTCGTAATAGAGATGTGGGGCTTCTCGCCAACTAGCTAA
- a CDS encoding MFS transporter, translating to MGPAITANILVFFLLYFFTNVAGLPAGLAGSILAIGKIGDAINDPIAGILSDRTRTRWGRRIPWMLFGAIPFGIFFFLQWIVPHFSDDPGTNNWYLFAYYVVIAILFNLAYTAVNLPYTALTPELTQDYNERTTLNSFRFAFSIGGSILSLILATVIFAAYPDNPKQQYLVLGGVSTLLSIIAILWCTFRIQERGASPLLSQQGKKIFGFILAAVGALGLVYGVSQILSALENEQASVLGLVTILLGLQCIGFGLTLILAKTESHLSSHEAIAARNNANSIPSIPLKEQLKIAFANKAFLYVIGIYLCSWLGVQLTASILIYYVVSWMGMEEAAFPTVAIAVQGTALIMLFFWKFVSEKVGKKIVYYLGMFVWIIAQAALFLIQPGQISLLYTGAIMAGFGVSVAYLIPWSMIPDVIELDELNTGQRREGVFYSFMVLLQKLGLALALFLVGQALEWSGFIERLPGEPIPVQPESALMAIRIAIAPLPTVFLIIGLILTYYYPITKEVHANIRWQLQERKNKQVS from the coding sequence ATGGGACCAGCTATCACGGCTAATATTTTAGTATTTTTCCTGTTATATTTCTTTACTAATGTTGCCGGATTACCTGCGGGTCTTGCAGGTAGTATTTTAGCTATTGGTAAAATTGGCGATGCGATTAACGATCCGATTGCGGGGATTTTAAGCGATCGCACTCGTACTCGATGGGGCAGGCGTATCCCTTGGATGTTGTTTGGGGCAATTCCTTTTGGAATTTTCTTTTTTTTGCAATGGATTGTGCCCCATTTTAGTGACGATCCCGGGACGAATAATTGGTATTTGTTTGCCTATTACGTGGTTATTGCCATTCTATTTAACTTAGCTTATACAGCAGTGAACTTGCCCTACACTGCCCTGACTCCCGAATTAACCCAAGATTATAATGAACGCACCACCCTCAATAGTTTTCGCTTCGCCTTTTCGATTGGTGGCAGTATTTTATCTTTAATATTGGCAACGGTTATTTTTGCAGCTTATCCAGATAATCCCAAACAACAATATTTAGTTTTAGGCGGAGTTAGCACACTGCTATCAATCATCGCTATCTTATGGTGTACTTTTCGGATTCAAGAGCGGGGAGCATCGCCATTATTATCACAACAGGGGAAGAAAATTTTTGGATTTATTTTGGCTGCAGTAGGAGCCTTAGGGCTTGTTTATGGTGTTAGTCAAATATTAAGTGCTTTGGAAAATGAGCAAGCAAGTGTTTTAGGACTAGTCACTATCTTGTTGGGACTACAGTGTATTGGTTTTGGCTTGACTTTGATTTTGGCTAAAACTGAATCTCATTTAAGCAGTCACGAGGCGATTGCCGCCAGGAATAACGCTAATAGTATTCCTAGTATTCCCCTTAAAGAACAGTTGAAAATTGCTTTTGCCAATAAAGCTTTTTTGTACGTTATTGGAATTTACTTATGTTCCTGGTTAGGTGTACAGCTGACCGCTTCGATTTTAATTTATTACGTAGTTAGTTGGATGGGAATGGAAGAAGCTGCTTTTCCCACAGTGGCGATCGCCGTCCAAGGAACAGCCCTGATCATGTTGTTTTTCTGGAAATTTGTTAGCGAAAAAGTAGGGAAAAAAATTGTTTATTATCTGGGAATGTTTGTCTGGATTATTGCCCAAGCCGCCTTGTTTTTAATTCAGCCCGGACAAATTAGTCTGCTCTATACAGGAGCAATTATGGCGGGCTTTGGTGTCTCTGTAGCCTATCTAATTCCTTGGTCAATGATTCCCGATGTTATTGAGTTAGATGAACTCAATACTGGTCAAAGACGGGAGGGAGTCTTTTACAGCTTTATGGTGTTATTACAAAAGCTTGGTCTAGCTTTAGCCTTATTCTTGGTAGGACAAGCCCTAGAATGGTCTGGATTTATCGAGAGACTCCCAGGAGAACCTATTCCTGTTCAACCAGAAAGTGCTTTAATGGCGATTCGGATTGCGATCGCACCTTTACCCACAGTATTTTTAATTATCGGCTTAATTCTGACCTATTATTATCCCATCACCAAAGAAGTTCACGCCAATATACGTTGGCAATTGCAGGAAAGAAAAAATAAACAGGTTAGTTAA
- a CDS encoding DUF72 domain-containing protein encodes MNFYLGCAVWSYKDWVGNLYPPHSKSQDFLNLYSHRFTAVESNSTFYALPSAATIEKWIEQTPVSFKFCPKFSRTITHQGLLSPFIPDALNFLSRISSFGDRLGTTFIQLPPSYGPEYIADLTEFLQACSQSGLSLALEVRHLNWFQQNHNTYLNSLLTQLNIARVLLDTRPIYDCPDDPQLGSPRKKPQVPLQSIITGDTGFIRFISHPDQKYNQSYLEQWASDINNWLEQEKTIYFFVHCPQEVNSPKTAKYFQSLLEQKNFSLSRLPWNMIEPYPQQLSLF; translated from the coding sequence GTGAATTTTTATTTAGGCTGTGCAGTCTGGTCGTACAAAGATTGGGTAGGCAATTTATATCCTCCTCATAGTAAATCTCAGGATTTTTTGAATTTATATAGTCACCGCTTCACTGCTGTGGAAAGCAATAGCACTTTTTATGCTCTACCTTCGGCAGCAACAATTGAGAAATGGATTGAGCAAACTCCTGTTAGCTTTAAATTTTGTCCCAAATTTAGCCGCACAATTACTCATCAAGGCTTATTATCTCCATTTATTCCTGATGCTTTAAATTTTTTATCCAGAATATCTAGCTTTGGCGATCGCTTGGGAACAACTTTTATTCAATTACCTCCTAGCTATGGTCCGGAATACATAGCAGATTTAACCGAATTTTTGCAAGCTTGTAGCCAATCAGGATTATCCTTGGCATTAGAAGTACGCCACCTAAATTGGTTTCAGCAGAATCATAATACTTACCTTAACTCTCTGCTTACTCAATTAAATATAGCTAGAGTTTTGCTCGATACTCGTCCAATTTATGATTGTCCTGATGATCCACAGCTTGGTTCACCGCGCAAAAAACCTCAAGTACCTCTTCAGTCGATAATTACAGGAGACACTGGCTTTATCCGATTTATTAGCCATCCTGACCAAAAATACAACCAGTCTTATCTGGAACAATGGGCTAGTGATATAAATAATTGGCTTGAGCAAGAAAAAACAATCTACTTTTTTGTCCATTGCCCTCAAGAAGTCAACTCTCCTAAGACGGCAAAATATTTTCAAAGTTTGCTAGAACAAAAAAACTTTAGTCTTTCTCGTTTACCTTGGAATATGATTGAACCCTATCCACAACAACTTAGTCTGTTTTGA